DNA sequence from the Tenacibaculum mesophilum genome:
TCATGGCACCACGCAAAGTAGCGTTAGACATGGCTTTATTGCCAGTAAAATTAATTTCTTTAATCTTTATACGATTACCCCTATCGATAAAAATAGACATGCTAACAGTGTTAACATCAGAAGTGTCTTTTTTAGTATCTAATGAAACCTTTGTTTTTAAGAAACCTTTATCTGTATATTTCTTTTTAATAAAGTTGCGAGTGGTAACAATAAGGTTGTCTGTGACCATTACCCCTTTTTTTAATTCTGTTTCTTTTTTTATCTCTTTAATTTGTGATTTTTTTATCCCAGAAATGGTAACTCCAGTTAATTGAGGTAACTCAGTTACATCAAATTGAAGATATACTGTTTCACCATCGCGTTTAGATAAATAAACATCTACTTCACTAAATTGTTTACTTTCATATAGCTTTTTAATGGCACTTGTAAGTTTGTCTCCTGGTAATTTAATTGGTTGTCCTTCAACTAAACCAGTATATACTCTTACTGTTTGTTCGCTAAATTTTTGTAAGCCAGTTACAGTTATACCTCCTAAAATATACTCTTTTCCTTTTTCGTAGGAAATAATATTTGTGACAGTACTCTCTTTAGGAGTTGTGTCTTGCGCTTGAGTACTCACCACAAATAGGGTGATAAAAAATACTAGTAAATACGAATATTTATTCATTTGTTTCAATCTGTTCACTGGTTTTTCCAAATCTTCTTTCTCTATTTTGATAATCAATTATTGCGTTATAAAGATGTTGTTTTCTGTAATCAGGCCATAGTACATCAGTAAAATATAACTCAGCATAAGCCATTTGCCACAGTAAATAATTGCTTATTCTTTGTTCCCCACTTGTACGTATCATTAAATCAACATCGGGCAAATTAAACGTATATAAATGATTATTTATAATTTTCTCGTTAATTTTTTCAATTTCTATCTCGTTATTAACAACTTTTTTTGATATGTTTTTGATAGCATTAACAATTTCCTCTCTTGAACCGTAGCTTAAAGCAAAGGTTAAAGTAATTTTAGTATTGTTTTTAGTTGCATCAATAACCTTACTCAATACTTTTTGGGCATTGCTTGGTAAATTTGCTAAGTTACCAATAGCATTGACTTTTACATTTTTACGTTGAAATTCGGGGAGTTCTTTTTTTAGAGTAGTTACCAATAAACTCATTAAAGCATCTACTTCTAGTTTTGGGCGATTCCAATTCTCGGTTGAAAAGGCATACAGGGTTAAAAATTTAACACCAAGTTCAGAAGCAGTATCAGCTGTTTCTCTAATAGCTGTTAAAGCATTTCTATG
Encoded proteins:
- a CDS encoding isoprenyl transferase, which codes for MEEKLQRINLQKVPNHIAIIMDGNGRWAKGKGMQRVFGHRNALTAIRETADTASELGVKFLTLYAFSTENWNRPKLEVDALMSLLVTTLKKELPEFQRKNVKVNAIGNLANLPSNAQKVLSKVIDATKNNTKITLTFALSYGSREEIVNAIKNISKKVVNNEIEIEKINEKIINNHLYTFNLPDVDLMIRTSGEQRISNYLLWQMAYAELYFTDVLWPDYRKQHLYNAIIDYQNRERRFGKTSEQIETNE